From Mycobacteriales bacterium, the proteins below share one genomic window:
- a CDS encoding IclR family transcriptional regulator, producing the protein MDTDRVGTPGPDGGGGVQSLNRAFDLLERLADAGGTLGVSELAAATGLPLPTIHRLLRSLTISGYVRQEQSRRYALGGRLIRLGDAASRALGVWAVPHLRRLVTEVAETANMAMLDGDAAVYVAQVPSPHSMRMFTEVGRRVLTHCTGVGKALLSQLEDAEVLELVRRAGLPARTEHTITTPDRLLGELARIRDQGYALDEGEQEIGVRCLAVPVDGGPGRIAVSVSGPSGRLTEERIPEIVPVLHRVAKELGTELRREALPG; encoded by the coding sequence ATGGATACTGACCGGGTGGGGACTCCGGGCCCGGACGGCGGAGGCGGCGTCCAGTCGCTCAACCGGGCGTTCGACCTGCTGGAACGGCTGGCCGACGCGGGCGGCACGCTGGGCGTCTCCGAGCTGGCCGCCGCGACCGGGCTGCCGCTGCCGACCATCCACCGGCTGCTGCGCTCGCTGACCATCAGCGGGTACGTCCGCCAGGAGCAGTCCCGGCGGTACGCGCTGGGTGGCCGGCTCATCCGCCTCGGTGACGCCGCCAGCCGCGCGCTCGGGGTCTGGGCCGTGCCGCACCTGCGCCGGCTGGTCACCGAGGTCGCCGAGACCGCGAACATGGCGATGCTCGACGGCGACGCCGCCGTCTACGTCGCCCAGGTCCCCTCGCCGCACTCGATGCGGATGTTCACGGAGGTCGGCCGGCGGGTGCTGACCCACTGCACCGGCGTGGGCAAGGCGCTGCTGTCCCAGCTGGAGGACGCCGAGGTGCTGGAGCTGGTCCGCCGGGCCGGGCTGCCGGCCCGGACCGAGCACACGATCACCACCCCGGACCGGCTGCTGGGTGAGCTCGCCCGGATCCGGGACCAGGGGTACGCCCTCGACGAGGGCGAGCAGGAGATCGGCGTCCGCTGCCTGGCCGTGCCGGTCGACGGCGGGCCGGGGCGGATCGCGGTCTCGGTGTCCGGGCCGTCCGGGCGGCTGACCGAGGAGCGGATCCCGGAGATCGTGCCGGTGCTGCACCGCGTCGCCAAGGAGCTCGGCACCGAGCTGCGCCGGGAAGCCCTTCCCGGCTGA
- a CDS encoding TIM barrel protein, with amino-acid sequence MAPRYLVNCSILFTELPLLDRPAAARAAGFEAVEFWWPFDRAVPTNSAVAEFVAAVRDAGVRLAGLNFVAGDLAAGERGLVSWPGRSEEFRAGVAVAVSIGRQLDVPAFNALYGNRLPGADPAEQDALAVGNLAYAAAAAARIGATVLVEPVSGVPAYPLKTAADVLAVIDEVRAVHGCENVRLLADLYHLSVNGDDVPAMIAAHAGEVGHVQIADAPGRHQPGTGTLPIPAYLDALTAAGYDGWFSLEYVPEGPSADSFGWLPAGATQVRS; translated from the coding sequence ATGGCTCCCCGCTACCTGGTCAACTGCTCGATCCTGTTCACCGAGCTGCCGCTGCTGGACCGGCCGGCGGCCGCGCGGGCGGCCGGCTTCGAGGCGGTCGAGTTCTGGTGGCCCTTCGACCGGGCGGTGCCGACGAACTCGGCCGTCGCGGAGTTCGTCGCCGCGGTCCGCGACGCCGGCGTCCGGCTGGCCGGGCTCAACTTCGTCGCCGGGGACCTGGCCGCGGGCGAGCGCGGGCTGGTGTCCTGGCCCGGCCGCAGCGAGGAGTTCCGGGCCGGGGTCGCGGTCGCGGTCTCGATCGGCCGGCAGCTGGACGTGCCCGCGTTCAACGCGCTCTACGGCAACCGGCTGCCCGGGGCCGACCCGGCCGAACAGGACGCGCTGGCCGTCGGCAACCTGGCCTACGCGGCCGCCGCCGCGGCCCGGATCGGCGCGACCGTGCTGGTGGAGCCGGTCAGCGGCGTCCCGGCGTACCCGCTGAAGACCGCGGCCGACGTGCTCGCCGTCATCGACGAGGTCCGGGCCGTGCACGGCTGCGAGAACGTCCGGCTGCTGGCCGACCTCTACCACCTGTCCGTCAACGGCGACGACGTCCCCGCGATGATCGCCGCGCACGCCGGGGAGGTCGGGCACGTGCAGATCGCGGACGCGCCCGGCCGGCACCAGCCCGGCACCGGCACGCTGCCGATCCCGGCCTACCTCGACGCCCTGACCGCGGCCGGCTACGACGGCTGGTTCAGCCTGGAGTACGTCCCCGAGGGCCCGTCCGCGGACAGCTTCGGCTGGCTGCCGGCCGGCGCGACGCAGGTGCGCTCGTGA
- a CDS encoding 2-hydroxy-3-oxopropionate reductase has product MTAVAFVGLGIMGAPMAANLLAAGHEVTGYNRSPAAVERLAAAGGRAATSVAEAVAGADVVITMLPDSPDVEAVALGEDGIYTHAKPGTLHVDCSTIRPDVAARLAAEGRSRGLAVVDAPVSGGEAGAVAGTLSIMVGGDEDDVERARPLLAAMGSTVVRVGPAGSGQTVKAANQLLVAGTLELVAEALVFLDAHGVDPGPAVQVLSGGLAGSAVLDRKAPGMIAGEFTPGFRVELHHKDMGIVTAAAREAGVALPLGGHVAGLLASLRAQGHGALDHGALLLLVRQLSGRDAAGDGGRS; this is encoded by the coding sequence GTGACCGCCGTCGCGTTCGTCGGCCTCGGCATCATGGGCGCGCCGATGGCGGCGAACCTGCTCGCCGCCGGGCACGAGGTCACCGGCTACAACCGCAGCCCGGCCGCGGTCGAGCGGCTCGCCGCGGCCGGTGGGCGGGCCGCGACCAGCGTGGCCGAGGCGGTCGCCGGCGCCGACGTGGTGATCACGATGCTGCCGGACAGCCCGGACGTCGAGGCCGTCGCGCTCGGCGAGGACGGCATCTACACGCACGCCAAGCCGGGCACCCTGCACGTCGACTGCTCCACGATCCGCCCCGACGTCGCGGCCCGGCTGGCCGCGGAGGGCCGGTCCCGCGGGCTGGCCGTGGTCGACGCGCCGGTCAGCGGCGGTGAGGCCGGCGCCGTCGCCGGGACGCTGTCGATCATGGTCGGCGGCGACGAGGACGACGTCGAGCGGGCCCGCCCGCTGCTGGCGGCGATGGGCAGCACGGTCGTCCGGGTCGGCCCGGCCGGCTCCGGCCAGACCGTCAAGGCTGCCAACCAGCTGCTCGTGGCCGGCACGCTCGAGCTGGTGGCCGAGGCGCTGGTGTTCCTGGACGCGCACGGCGTCGACCCCGGCCCGGCCGTGCAGGTGCTGTCCGGCGGCCTGGCCGGCAGCGCCGTACTGGATCGCAAGGCGCCCGGGATGATCGCGGGCGAGTTCACCCCCGGCTTCCGGGTCGAGCTGCACCACAAGGACATGGGCATCGTCACCGCCGCCGCCCGCGAGGCCGGGGTGGCCCTCCCGCTCGGCGGCCACGTCGCCGGGCTGCTCGCGTCCCTGCGCGCCCAGGGCCACGGGGCGCTCGACCACGGCGCCCTGCTCCTGCTCGTACGACAGCTGTCCGGCCGGGATGCGGCCGGGGACGGAGGCCGGTCATGA
- the gcl gene encoding glyoxylate carboligase has translation MTRMRAVDAAVAILLKEGVDTAFGVPGAAINPFYSAMRASGGITHYLGRHVEGAVHMAEGYSRAAAGNIGLALATSGPGGTDMITGLYSAWADSVPLLCLTGQAPVAKLQKEDFQAVDIAAIAAPVTKLAVTVMEGGQLPGTLQRAFHTMRSGRPGPVLIDLPLDVQLTEIDFDIDTYERLPVQKPAMSVAQAERVLDLLAAAERPLIVAGGGIVNADAAAELVELAELLDVPVVPTLMGWGTIPDDHRLMAGMAGIQTAHRYGNATLLASDLVLGIGNRWANRHTGGLETYRRGRTFVHVDIEPTQIGRIFTPDYGVVSDAKAALRQLVDVARGRPRTDRTAWVSECLERKATLHRRTDFDTVPIKPQRVYQEMNAAFGRDVRYVSTIGLSQIAGAQFLHVYGPRHWIDAGQAGPLGWTVPAALGVAVADPGATVVGLSGDYDFQFLVESLAVGAQFNIPFLHVLVNNSYLGLIRQAQRAFDMDYAVQLSFDNVNSPELGSYGVDHVKVAEGLGCKAIRVREPDELPGAFETARKLMAEFRVPVVVEVILERVTNIAMGTDLDNVTEFEELAR, from the coding sequence ATGACCCGGATGCGCGCGGTCGACGCCGCGGTGGCGATCCTGCTCAAGGAGGGGGTCGACACCGCGTTCGGGGTGCCCGGCGCCGCGATCAACCCGTTCTACTCGGCGATGCGGGCCAGCGGCGGCATCACCCACTACCTGGGCCGGCACGTCGAGGGCGCCGTGCACATGGCCGAGGGCTACTCCCGGGCCGCCGCCGGCAACATCGGGCTCGCGCTGGCCACCAGCGGTCCCGGCGGCACCGACATGATCACCGGGCTCTACTCGGCCTGGGCCGACTCGGTCCCGCTGCTCTGCCTCACCGGCCAGGCGCCGGTGGCCAAGCTGCAGAAGGAGGACTTCCAGGCCGTCGACATCGCCGCGATCGCCGCGCCGGTGACCAAGCTCGCGGTCACCGTCATGGAGGGCGGCCAGCTGCCCGGCACGCTGCAGCGGGCGTTCCACACGATGCGCTCCGGCCGTCCCGGCCCGGTCCTGATCGACCTGCCACTGGACGTCCAGCTGACCGAGATCGACTTCGACATCGACACGTACGAGCGGTTGCCGGTGCAGAAGCCGGCGATGAGCGTGGCCCAGGCCGAGCGGGTGCTGGACCTGCTGGCCGCGGCGGAACGGCCGCTGATCGTGGCCGGCGGCGGGATCGTCAACGCCGACGCGGCCGCGGAGCTGGTCGAGCTGGCCGAGCTGCTCGACGTCCCGGTGGTGCCGACGCTGATGGGCTGGGGCACCATCCCCGACGACCACCGGCTGATGGCCGGGATGGCCGGCATCCAGACCGCCCACCGGTACGGCAACGCCACCCTGCTCGCCTCCGACCTCGTCCTCGGCATCGGCAACCGGTGGGCCAACCGGCACACCGGCGGGCTGGAGACGTACCGGCGGGGGCGGACGTTCGTGCACGTCGACATCGAGCCGACCCAGATCGGCCGGATCTTCACCCCGGACTACGGCGTGGTCTCCGACGCCAAGGCCGCGCTGCGGCAGCTCGTCGACGTCGCCCGCGGCCGGCCGCGGACCGACCGCACCGCCTGGGTGTCGGAATGCCTGGAGCGTAAGGCGACCCTGCACCGCCGGACCGACTTCGACACCGTCCCGATCAAGCCGCAGCGGGTGTACCAGGAGATGAACGCGGCCTTCGGCCGGGACGTCCGCTACGTCTCCACGATCGGCCTGTCCCAGATCGCCGGTGCCCAGTTCCTGCACGTCTACGGCCCCCGGCACTGGATCGACGCCGGCCAGGCCGGCCCGCTGGGCTGGACCGTGCCGGCCGCGCTCGGGGTCGCGGTGGCCGACCCGGGCGCGACCGTGGTCGGGCTGTCGGGCGACTACGACTTCCAGTTCCTGGTCGAGAGCCTGGCCGTCGGCGCCCAGTTCAACATCCCGTTCCTGCACGTGCTGGTGAACAACTCCTACCTGGGGCTGATCCGGCAGGCCCAGCGGGCCTTCGACATGGACTACGCGGTCCAGCTCTCCTTCGACAACGTCAACTCCCCGGAGCTCGGCTCGTACGGGGTGGACCACGTCAAGGTGGCCGAGGGCCTGGGTTGCAAGGCGATCCGGGTGCGGGAGCCGGACGAGCTGCCGGGCGCGTTCGAGACCGCGCGCAAGCTGATGGCGGAGTTCCGGGTACCGGTGGTGGTCGAGGTGATCCTGGAGCGGGTCACGAACATCGCGATGGGCACCGACCTCGACAACGTCACGGAGTTCGAGGAGCTCGCCCGCTGA
- a CDS encoding carboxyl transferase domain-containing protein has protein sequence MTSDRLSARELLAITVDDGSFTGWDEPVDHSGADPAYRAELAAAARSSGVDEAVLTGEARIGGHPIALVVSEFGFLGGSIGVATADRLVAAIERATERGLPLLAGPASGGTRMQEGTLAFVQMIRVSAAVTAHKRAGLSYLVYLRHPTTGGVLASWASLGQLTVAEPGALIGFLGPRVYEALYGTVFPPEVQTAEHLAERGLIDAVVAPADLAVLLARTLDVLCAPRVAEGEALPAADPALPAGDAWDSITRSRRPDRPGIRRLLDSAATNVVALSGTGEGELDPALVLGLARFGPVPCVFLGQDRGEETLARPLGPGALRVARRGMRLATELRLPLVTVIDTAGAALSVEAEEGGLAGEIARCLEDLATLDAPVVSVLLGQGTGGAALALLPADRVVAAQHAWLAPLPPEGASAIRYRDLDHAADMARSQGVGVADLYAAGIVDRIVAESPDAADEPDRFCRRLGAVLAAELGALSGRTDPDRLRRRAAKFSGRAPRTP, from the coding sequence GTGACGTCCGACCGCCTCTCGGCCCGGGAGCTTCTCGCGATCACCGTCGACGACGGCTCGTTCACCGGCTGGGACGAGCCCGTGGACCACTCCGGCGCCGACCCGGCGTACCGGGCCGAGCTGGCCGCCGCGGCCCGGTCCAGCGGCGTGGACGAGGCCGTGCTGACCGGCGAGGCCCGCATCGGCGGCCACCCGATCGCGCTGGTCGTCTCCGAGTTCGGCTTCCTCGGCGGCTCGATCGGGGTGGCGACCGCGGACCGGCTGGTCGCCGCGATCGAGCGCGCCACCGAGCGTGGGCTGCCGCTGCTGGCCGGGCCGGCCTCGGGCGGCACCCGGATGCAGGAGGGCACGCTCGCGTTCGTGCAGATGATCCGGGTCTCGGCCGCGGTCACCGCGCACAAGCGGGCCGGGTTGTCGTACCTGGTCTACCTGCGCCACCCGACCACCGGCGGCGTGCTCGCCTCCTGGGCCTCGCTCGGGCAGCTCACGGTGGCCGAGCCGGGCGCGCTGATCGGCTTCCTCGGCCCCCGCGTGTACGAGGCCCTCTACGGCACGGTCTTCCCGCCCGAGGTGCAGACCGCCGAGCACCTGGCCGAGCGCGGCCTCATCGACGCCGTCGTCGCCCCGGCCGACCTGGCCGTGCTGCTGGCCCGGACGCTGGACGTGCTGTGCGCGCCGCGGGTGGCCGAGGGCGAGGCCCTGCCCGCGGCCGATCCCGCGCTGCCGGCCGGCGACGCCTGGGACTCGATCACCCGCTCCCGCCGGCCCGACCGCCCCGGCATCCGGCGGCTGCTGGACAGCGCGGCCACCAACGTGGTCGCGCTCAGCGGCACCGGCGAGGGCGAGCTGGACCCGGCGCTGGTGCTCGGGCTGGCCCGGTTCGGCCCGGTGCCATGCGTGTTCCTGGGCCAGGACCGCGGCGAGGAGACGCTGGCCCGCCCGCTCGGCCCCGGCGCGCTGCGGGTGGCCCGGCGCGGCATGCGGCTGGCCACCGAGCTGCGGCTGCCGCTGGTCACGGTCATCGACACCGCCGGGGCGGCGCTGTCGGTGGAGGCCGAGGAGGGCGGGCTGGCCGGCGAGATCGCCCGCTGCCTGGAGGACCTCGCCACCCTCGACGCGCCGGTCGTCAGCGTGCTGCTCGGTCAGGGCACCGGCGGGGCCGCGCTCGCGCTGCTGCCGGCCGACCGGGTGGTGGCCGCGCAGCACGCCTGGCTGGCGCCGCTGCCGCCGGAGGGTGCCAGCGCGATCAGGTACCGCGACCTCGACCACGCCGCGGACATGGCCCGGTCCCAGGGCGTCGGCGTCGCCGACCTGTACGCGGCCGGCATCGTGGACCGGATCGTGGCCGAGTCCCCGGACGCGGCCGACGAGCCGGACCGGTTCTGCCGCCGGCTCGGCGCCGTGCTGGCGGCCGAGCTCGGCGCGCTCAGCGGCCGTACGGATCCGGACCGGCTGCGGCGCCGGGCCGCGAAGTTCAGCGGGCGAGCTCCTCGAACTCCGTGA
- a CDS encoding isocitrate lyase/phosphoenolpyruvate mutase family protein has translation MTFADLHHRDTTPLLLPNAWDVPSALAFAAAGFEAVGTTSFGVASGLGRPDGARTTRDANLALAHALSTVDCLVSLDIEDGYADDPDEVAGYVADLPVAGINLEDSTAGALVPPAAHAAKVAAVKRRRPDLFLNARVDTYWLGQEATVESTVDRAGQYVAAGADGIFVPGATEPDVLRALTRAIPVPVNVLVVPGRSLAELGGLGIRRVSTGSLPYRAAIHAAAEVALAVRDGRAVPAADPYGELQGRLVDYAGRS, from the coding sequence GTGACGTTCGCCGACCTGCACCACCGGGACACCACCCCGCTGCTGCTGCCCAACGCCTGGGACGTCCCGTCCGCGCTGGCGTTCGCGGCCGCCGGCTTCGAGGCCGTCGGCACCACGAGCTTCGGCGTCGCGTCGGGCCTGGGCCGCCCGGACGGCGCCCGCACCACCCGGGACGCCAACCTCGCGCTGGCCCACGCTCTGTCCACAGTGGACTGCCTTGTCAGCCTCGACATCGAGGACGGGTACGCCGACGACCCGGACGAGGTCGCCGGCTACGTCGCCGACCTGCCGGTGGCCGGGATCAACCTCGAGGACAGCACGGCCGGGGCGCTGGTCCCGCCGGCCGCGCACGCGGCCAAGGTCGCCGCGGTCAAGCGCCGCCGGCCGGACCTCTTCCTCAACGCCCGCGTCGACACGTACTGGCTGGGCCAGGAGGCGACGGTCGAGTCCACTGTGGACCGCGCCGGGCAGTACGTGGCGGCCGGCGCGGACGGGATCTTCGTGCCCGGGGCGACCGAGCCGGACGTGCTGCGGGCGCTGACCCGGGCGATCCCGGTGCCGGTCAACGTGCTGGTCGTGCCGGGGCGGTCGCTGGCCGAGCTGGGCGGCCTGGGGATCCGGCGGGTCAGCACCGGGTCGCTGCCGTACCGGGCCGCGATCCACGCCGCGGCCGAGGTCGCGCTGGCCGTCCGGGACGGGCGGGCGGTGCCGGCCGCCGACCCGTACGGGGAGCTGCAGGGCCGGCTCGTCGACTACGCCGGCCGCTCCTGA
- a CDS encoding ABC transporter permease: MPLVSAAGPFGGTVSGDVRLAVALLLLLGAAAGALTANGVRVRRQVVTASIRAAVQLAVLGAVLGLVFRFPAAAAVVLVVMLATATRTAARRLRDFPGATRAVLTASVAGASTTLVVAFATGAVDLSVRYVVALGGITLGGTMTACTLAGRQLLAGIRTRRDEVEGWLALGATPRQAVRDIVRTAAGEALLPAIDQTRTVGLVTLPGAFVGALFGGASPGSAARFQLIVLVGLLTAEAVAAVTLTYSLGAPQPLPLPSDDRAAGGDGTVRAASRPRRVLRRRT; this comes from the coding sequence GTGCCCCTCGTGTCCGCCGCCGGTCCGTTCGGCGGAACCGTCTCGGGGGACGTCCGGCTGGCGGTCGCGCTGCTCCTGCTGCTGGGGGCCGCGGCCGGGGCGCTGACCGCGAACGGGGTGCGGGTCCGGCGCCAGGTGGTGACGGCCTCGATCCGGGCCGCGGTCCAGCTCGCGGTGCTCGGCGCCGTGCTCGGGCTGGTCTTCCGCTTCCCGGCGGCGGCCGCGGTCGTGCTGGTGGTCATGCTCGCCACCGCGACCCGGACCGCGGCCCGGCGGCTGCGCGACTTCCCCGGCGCGACCCGGGCGGTGCTCACCGCGAGCGTGGCCGGCGCGTCGACCACGCTGGTCGTCGCGTTCGCCACCGGCGCCGTCGACCTGTCCGTCCGGTACGTCGTCGCGCTGGGCGGCATCACCCTCGGCGGCACGATGACCGCCTGCACGCTGGCCGGCCGGCAGCTGCTGGCCGGCATCCGGACCCGCCGGGACGAGGTCGAGGGCTGGCTCGCGCTCGGCGCCACGCCGCGGCAGGCCGTCCGCGACATCGTCCGTACGGCGGCCGGGGAAGCGCTGCTGCCCGCGATCGACCAGACCCGGACGGTCGGCCTGGTCACGCTGCCGGGCGCGTTCGTCGGCGCGCTGTTCGGCGGCGCCTCCCCCGGGTCGGCCGCCCGGTTCCAGCTGATCGTGCTGGTCGGCCTCCTCACCGCCGAGGCCGTCGCCGCGGTCACCCTGACCTACTCCCTCGGCGCCCCCCAGCCCCTCCCCCTGCCCTCGGATGACCGCGCCGCCGGCGGCGATGGCACCGTGCGCGCGGCGTCCAGGCCACGACGGGTCCTGCGCCGCCGGACCTGA
- a CDS encoding serine hydrolase domain-containing protein, which translates to MRGLLERHVESGFVPGALAVLARHGEVHVEATGTLAFEGPGSGTPMAGDTICRMGSMSKPIVAACAMTLVEDCTLRLDDPVDDLLPELADMTVLADPDGPLEDTVAAHRPMTLRDLLTFTLGTGMVPAEPGTVPIADAMGVLGRAAPPAEWMGRLGALPLVHQPGERWMYDTAANVTGVLIARATGRSFGAALRERICDPLGMKDTAFSVAGGSIGRLATAYERDDAATGGPVVEDDGPEGRWSRPPVFESGGGGLVSTAEDYLAFASALLAGGAHHGERVLSRPAVSLMTSDQLSPAQKAVSGFWPGYFDAMGWGFGMSVITRRTHLGPSAGSYGWSGFYGTAWYNDPAEDLTTILVMQRAHAGDQRLPRSHDFWTAVYQAIDD; encoded by the coding sequence GTGCGGGGGCTGCTGGAGCGGCACGTCGAGAGTGGCTTCGTCCCGGGTGCGCTGGCGGTCCTCGCCCGGCACGGCGAGGTGCACGTCGAGGCGACGGGCACGCTCGCGTTCGAGGGCCCGGGGTCGGGGACGCCGATGGCGGGCGACACGATCTGTCGCATGGGTTCGATGTCGAAGCCGATCGTCGCCGCGTGTGCGATGACGCTCGTCGAGGACTGCACCCTGCGCCTCGATGACCCGGTCGACGACCTTCTGCCGGAGCTGGCGGACATGACGGTGCTCGCCGATCCGGACGGGCCGCTGGAGGACACCGTTGCGGCGCACCGCCCGATGACGCTGCGGGATCTGCTGACCTTCACCCTCGGTACCGGCATGGTCCCGGCCGAGCCGGGAACGGTCCCGATCGCCGACGCGATGGGTGTGCTCGGCAGGGCGGCGCCGCCGGCTGAGTGGATGGGCCGGCTCGGCGCGCTTCCGCTCGTCCACCAGCCCGGCGAGCGCTGGATGTACGACACCGCCGCGAACGTGACGGGCGTGCTCATCGCCCGGGCCACCGGCAGGTCGTTCGGGGCGGCCCTGCGCGAGCGGATCTGCGATCCGCTCGGGATGAAGGACACCGCCTTCAGCGTGGCCGGCGGGAGCATCGGCCGGTTGGCGACGGCGTACGAGCGCGACGATGCCGCCACCGGTGGGCCGGTCGTGGAAGACGACGGCCCCGAGGGGCGGTGGAGCCGGCCGCCGGTGTTCGAGAGCGGTGGCGGCGGGCTCGTCTCGACCGCCGAGGACTACCTCGCCTTCGCCTCGGCTCTGCTCGCGGGCGGTGCGCACCACGGCGAGCGGGTGCTGTCGCGGCCGGCGGTGTCGCTGATGACCAGCGACCAGCTGAGTCCGGCGCAGAAGGCGGTCTCCGGGTTCTGGCCGGGATACTTCGACGCCATGGGCTGGGGCTTCGGGATGTCGGTCATCACCCGCCGCACGCACCTCGGCCCGTCGGCCGGCAGCTACGGCTGGTCCGGCTTCTACGGCACCGCCTGGTACAACGATCCCGCCGAAGACCTGACGACGATCCTCGTCATGCAGCGGGCGCACGCAGGCGACCAGAGGCTGCCGAGGTCGCACGACTTCTGGACCGCCGTCTACCAGGCGATCGACGACTGA
- a CDS encoding cytochrome P450: MAGEVRAIGGALREIVALRGRRLVGAHVRRDPILRLYTRAGIADPYPVYAWVRAQGPMLRLRRGDRATAHYDCCREVLRSRDFGVRMPGDPGPSGPGPDVQLDLGMLERDPPDHTRLRRLVAPAFTPAAIARHRALVEATADQLLDRAVRAGRFDLVTDYAAPLPVTIITALLGLDGSDAAVLAGHGAAISSALDGVRSPAHLLAVIRAAGAIEPAFARLIEARRREPRDDLVSALVAASDGGRLTAYELYVTCSLLLVAGFETTVNLIGNAVSALLDRPELWAALRDDPGLAGAVAEEVLRYDPPVQATYRVAQVPTEVAGERFRPGEGVALFLGGAARDPAAYPDPDRVQLHRPRATDHLAFSAGPHYCAGAPLARLEAEVALRRLVERMPRLTRAGRGRWRPATTIRGYASLPVRA; encoded by the coding sequence GTGGCCGGTGAGGTGCGGGCGATCGGGGGTGCGCTGAGGGAGATCGTCGCGCTGCGGGGGCGGCGTCTCGTCGGCGCGCACGTACGGCGGGATCCGATCCTGCGGCTCTACACCCGGGCCGGGATCGCCGACCCGTACCCGGTGTACGCCTGGGTCCGGGCGCAGGGGCCGATGCTGCGGCTGCGGCGGGGCGACCGGGCCACCGCGCACTACGACTGCTGCCGGGAGGTGCTGCGCAGCCGGGACTTCGGGGTCCGGATGCCGGGCGATCCGGGGCCGTCCGGGCCGGGTCCGGACGTGCAGCTCGACCTCGGGATGCTGGAGCGGGACCCGCCCGACCACACCCGGCTGCGCCGGCTGGTCGCGCCGGCGTTCACACCGGCCGCGATCGCCCGGCACCGGGCGCTGGTCGAGGCGACGGCGGACCAGCTGCTGGACCGGGCCGTCCGGGCCGGCCGGTTCGACCTGGTGACGGACTACGCGGCGCCGCTGCCGGTCACGATCATCACCGCGCTGCTCGGGCTGGACGGGTCCGACGCGGCCGTGCTGGCCGGGCACGGGGCGGCGATCTCCTCCGCGCTCGACGGGGTCCGCTCGCCCGCGCACCTGCTCGCGGTGATCCGGGCCGCGGGCGCGATCGAGCCCGCGTTCGCCCGGCTGATCGAGGCCCGCCGCCGGGAGCCGCGCGACGACCTGGTCAGCGCGCTGGTCGCGGCCTCCGACGGTGGCCGGCTCACCGCGTACGAGCTGTACGTGACCTGCAGCCTGCTGCTCGTCGCCGGGTTCGAGACGACCGTGAACCTGATCGGGAACGCGGTCTCGGCGCTGCTGGACCGGCCCGAGCTCTGGGCGGCGCTGCGGGACGACCCGGGGCTGGCCGGGGCGGTGGCCGAGGAGGTGCTCCGGTACGACCCGCCGGTGCAGGCGACGTACCGGGTCGCGCAGGTGCCGACCGAGGTCGCCGGGGAGCGGTTCCGGCCGGGGGAGGGGGTGGCGTTGTTCCTCGGCGGGGCGGCGCGGGATCCGGCGGCGTACCCGGACCCGGACCGGGTCCAGCTGCACCGGCCCCGGGCGACGGACCACCTGGCGTTCTCGGCCGGCCCGCACTACTGCGCCGGGGCGCCGCTGGCCCGGCTCGAGGCGGAGGTCGCGCTGCGACGGCTCGTCGAGCGGATGCCGCGGTTGACCCGGGCCGGTCGCGGCCGCTGGCGCCCGGCCACCACGATCCGCGGCTACGCCAGCCTCCCCGTCCGCGCCTGA